Within Macaca nemestrina isolate mMacNem1 chromosome 12, mMacNem.hap1, whole genome shotgun sequence, the genomic segment CTGAGTGGTTCTTGCCCCAAAGCCTCAGAGGCCGCCTGTCTACCTCTCCCAGGGAAGGGTGAGAAATGCCCCAACCTTCAGAGAAAGGGAGGCGCGTTTCCCACCCCCGCTAGGTGCACTGACCACACTGAAGGTCACCCGAAGGTCACAGCGTGATGAGGGTGTCTCCAGGAGAGGCCCAGCCGCTGCCGACCTCTCCGGGAAGCCCAGCCGCCCCCTCACCCCTGCAGCTCTGGGGGGGCCCAGCTGCTGGGCATCAAGTTTGCAAAGAGCAGGTGGTCTGCCCCCCAACCTCGCTATTTGTGTCACTTACATCCCGGCCACCGCCTCCTTCTCCCAAAAGCAGCTGCGCCCTGGAGAACTGGGGGGCCCGCGCGCAACCCCGGTGACCTTCAAGCCTCGGAGCCGCCTCCTCGCCCCGCAGGACCCCGCGCCTGCCCCGCCCCGCCAGCCCGGAGCCCCCCGCCTTACGCGTCCTCCGACCTCCCCTGGGCTGCGCGCTCCTCCACGGGACGACGGCGGCTGCGAACGCGGAGAGCTCGGGAGTTTCCCACAATGCACTGCTCCCGGCGCAGGAgggcggggagggggagggggaggggcgaCGGGGCCCCGCCCCGCCGGGAACTGCGGGGTccgcaaacccagctccaccctAGATGGTGGGGGGGAGAACCTTAGGGTCAGGGAGAGCAACTGCAGGGTTCAAGTCCCATCTGGGACTGCCAGAGGCAGGAGGCGGGTCCCGCCCAGCATCCCCTCCAGGCCAGGGTGCCCCTTGGTCGGTGGGTGGGTGCGCAGGCATAGCCCTGCAGTCTGAAGGGAGCCAGTTATGGGAAGAGGGGActgccctcccctgcccccaaacAGACCCCCAGACAGCAGCATCTacttagaatatttatttatcctCTGACATGACAAGACACAAAAAGTTACAACTTCTTAAAactcttcaaaagaaaaaaatataattctgtaaagcagcagcagcagcttccaAGGTTCAgatgtgatgggaggggcagctCCCAGGAGCAACCGTGAACTGGAGGGGTCCGGGCCTGAGCCCCAGGTAGTGTCGCTGGGAAGGGGCCTCCGTGGAGGGCCCCGGTTTTGGGGACACAGCACCAGCACATCAGGGTCTGTCACCAACACGATCACATGgccagggtggggcagggagagCTTCGGCTCACAGCAGGGCTCGGCCTGGAGGCAGGGGGGGAATGGGGCTTCTGGAGCTTACCCAGGAGCCTTATGCAAAGGTGGAAAGAGGAGGGTGGGCCCTGAGAGGACTTGGGGTGGGCGGCAGCTCCTGGCCCTCCCTCCAGAGCAGGGCAGGCACCCTCAGGCTCCACACTGGTCCCCTTGCCTGCCCCGCTCCCTGGCCAATCTCAGAAGAGAGGTCAGGCTGGGTAACTAAAGTTCCGGGACGGGGTCAACAGAGCCTGggacacacacagcacacagagCGCCTGGCCGCGGCGGGAAGGGGGGCAGTCCCCGGCAGCCCCATCCCCAAGAGCCAGGCCAGatccccacaacacacacacacacacacaggcacacagacctCACAGTCTGGGCCCCAACCTGGGGTGGGAGCTGAGGGGCCCACCACAAAGTCCCGCAGTGGGTGACGGGCTTGCCCTGAGAGTCAGACCCCGGGGCAACCCCTCGCTTGGGATTCCTGGCTCAACAGAGAGGGCAGGAGACCCCGGTCCTCTTGCAAGGCTGGCCAGGGAGGCAGAGTCCAGTCCTGCCAAGGTGACAAGAGCGGCTGGGGAAGGACGGAAGGGCTGGAGAGCCACTTGGGCCCAGCAGGTTCAATAAATAGGTTTGTGCAGGGTCCCTGTGTGGACCAGGACGGCCGTGGAGACTGGAACCGGTGGGCTGGGGGTATGGTCCAGCCTGCCCAACCCAGGCCCGGGGGCCCCCAGCCCAGAGACCAGCTCTGTCCCTGGGGGTGTTCAGGCCAGGGCAGGATTGGGGCAGGGGCTAGCTTGAGGAATGTaaagatttctgcattttctacaTAAATAAGACATTGATCCCAACGATGCAGGCAGCACACCGCGGGGCTCGCGTGTGCACCGCCTATGTGGACCCTGCACCCCATCCCCTGCTGCCCCTGCCGAcaggagggctggggaggggtcTTCCCTTGCTCCGTCCTGGGCTAGCTGCCTGGCTCCAGCCCCACACCAGCCCTGCCCGGCTGGCTGGGGTGGAGCGGGCACTGGGCTCAGGCCTGGGGGTCCTGCAGTAGCCCCAGCAGGGACTCCGCGATGCCCAGGAAGTAGACCACCTGTGCGATGCCGAAAAGGGGTGCGATGACCAGCGCGCGGCAGTAGGCGCCCTTCAGGAAGGCTGAGGGGCCCTCGTGCCGCAGGATCTTCCTGTGGAGGAAGGAGGGGGGGTCAGCCCGGTACGCAGGCCCCCAGGCCCCACCGCCTGTGGGACCTCCCCACCTGGCACAGTCCAGGAACCCAGAGTAGGTGTCCTCATTGACGCCTCGCTGAAGTGACTGGAGCCGCGTCTTCACCACTGCAAGGGACGCTCAGGTCAGTGTGAGCCTGGCCAAGGGCTCAGTCCCGCCCCATCCCCAGCCGGGCGCTGTCCCATGCACTGACCATCACAGGGGTTGACGGCCACAGCGGCGGCACTCCCGGCCACACAGCCGGCCAGGAAGGACACGTAGAAAGGCGACTTCTCCTCGGACGCCGGGCGGCCCAGCTGGTTCAGGTTGGCAAAGAGCGGGAAGTAGACCACGGAGAAGGGAACGTCCCTGTGGGGAGTGAGGTGGCCATGGGGACAGGAAGTGGTGGACAGGAGGTGGTGGGTTGGGCAGGCCggcctcccccatccctcctcccATCCACCCTGTGCCTCCTACCTGAGCAGCGTGGCCCCGAGTCCCTTGTAGAGACCAGCAATGCCGCGGCTTCGCAGCAGGTCACGGGTCAGCTGGGTGGCCGTAGGCCGAGGGGCAGCTGGAGCCTCCACTGAGGGCTGGGCACCCCCCTGGGCTGAGAGCTGGCCCTGGGCAGCCAGGATCTTCCTCTGGGCAGCTGCGGACAAAGAGGCTGCTCTCTTCTTCTGTGCAAAGTGGGCAGGGGACACGCTCTggccctccctgtgtccctgccCTCCCCTCGCCCTCACCCCTTCCAGCACCtctgccctctcccctccctcctcccgcccTCACCGATGCGCCCTGCATCCTGCAGCTGGATCTTCAGCATCTCCATGGGCGTGGTCACGATCACCTGGCAGGTgccagccccacagcctgccaGCATCTCTTTAAGCAGGGTCAGCTTCTGCCTGTGGTAGGGGCAAGGCCGCGGTGAGCGGGAAGAGACAGGCTACCTGCCACCCTCGGGGATGCCCACTGTGCCTGGGCGCAGAGGATGGTGGGAGCTGTGGAGGCAGATGCAGGCCTGTGGGGGTACAGCCCCCAGCCTCCGGCCCTGCAGCAGCAGGCGGGGGGAGCCCGATGGACAGACAGCCCCACAGGCAAGGGCCTGGGGGGGGCAGTGGGGCTGTCTCCAATAAAGGAAAATGGGAAATTGGGGGTCGAGTGCCCTAAAAAGGGGCTGCCCTTGCAGCCCCCCTCCAGCAATGGGGGAACCAGTCAGTGCCCTCAAGCCCTGGCTTACTACACAGGCAGCAGCTGGGGGCCAAGGGCTGCCAGGCCAGAGCCCCACTGATTTGGCATCTGCTCTGCTCCCTTGGtcaggggaaaggaaggaggccACCCCACGAGCTCAGAGAAGCCCCAAGGAAGGGGCTGAAGACAGGTGGAGCCCCCAGGTGGGACCCAGCTGGCCGGGTGGACCCCTCCTTTGTCTGGAGTCCAAGACCCCTTGAGTGTCTGCCAGGCAGGGAGCTCACCCATCCTTGGATAGCTGATGTCGGAAGAAGTCGTTGGCTGCCAGCTTGATGGCCTTCTCGGGGGTGACGAGGGTCAAGTTCACAGCGGCTCCTGTGGAGCAGGGGGTCAGCTGGTGGCCAGGGTGGGGAGGTGCTTAGCCAGGACTTGCTGCCTGGCCGTCAAAGCCCCATCCCAGTCACTCCTGGCCATCTCCTGCCCTCTCACCCACATTTGGGCCTGGTGTGTGCCAGGTGGGGGGGGGCCAGGCACGGATGGGGCAGCACCTCTGGTTCAGGCGTTCCCGTGCCCACTGCATCTGTCTCTGATTCTGGACAGCATCTTGCTGCTAGGGGCATGGGGATCATCCCAGAgcccctgaggcctccctgggaAACCCCTCCCTCCCTAGGGGACAGAGGGTGCTTGTGCTGGCAGGGGACTGGGGCCAGAAGTCACCCGAGCATGTGGTCTGGAGTGGGCCAGAGTTCGGGGGAGGCTGTGGAGAGCCCCCATCTCAGTGCCGAGGGCTCAGGGCTGCAGAGCTTCTACCAAATCCAGGCTCCGGATGGCGTCCTAAGCTGATTTGCGGTAATTCCCCCTACTCCCTCCCATCCCCAGCCATAGACGGGGTCTAGCCTGTCCCAGAAAGCAGAGGCGGCTGTGGCCACCACAGAGGACACAGATGTACTGTGGCATCCCACGCACCAGGCACTAAGCGGGGGCGGGGAGTTGCCACGGGAGGGGCTGAGAACTGCCACTCACCAGAGATCCAGTCCCCTGCACAGGCACAGCGCCCCCAGACACGTCCACGCTCACACACCAGGCCCAGCCtggctgccctgccctgcctcccccACCGCTCCTTGCCACGACTCGCGGGCGCTATCCAGGCCTGCTCATCTCGAGCCCAGCCAAGTCAAGCCTTACCCCGGTACATGCCAAAGTATCCCTCGGAGCGGATGGTCTTGATGAGGCAGTCGGACCTGTGGCCAAGGGGACAGGGTGAGCAGGGGCCAGCTGGGGCCAGCCAGAGGCCGGGGTCCCTGGACTGTCTAGGGCTGACATAAGAAGCCAAGTCCTCAGCCCAGCTCTGACCCCAGTCCTGACCCACATGGGATCTCCcccaggcctgcctgcctccaGTTTCCCTTCTGTCAAACAGGGTGAGGGGCACAGGAGCAGAGCCCCCCTCCTAGCCTCCCGTGCTGCCACATGCTGGGCCTACTCCCCACGACCGCCTGGCAGACTCACATGCTTGTGTACATGCGCTGGCCGTTCTGCTGGTTCTGCAGCCTGGTCTTGGCCAGGTCGATGGGGAACACGCAGGTGACCCCGATCAGCCCGGCGATGCCGCCATTGATGAGCTTGGCTGGCAGGCTGTGTGGACAGGAGTGTCAGGACGGGTTTCTGCGACCATGGGTCAGGGTGGGGGCGGGGCATGCAGCCAGGACTGGAATCTGACCTGATCTGCTTATCAGCCATTTAACTCGATCGTGCCCAGGTAGGAGCCGAAGAGGTGGACGCCAGGccgggtggggtggaggtggaggtggaggaggccTTGAGGGAGGCTGGGACCCAGAGGGGTTGGGCGGTGCTCTACCTTCAGGGGAATTTCCAGGCTTCAGCAGCCGCCCCTTCTGTCCTGGAAGGAAGAGGGGATGGGAATGAGTGAGGGTGGGGCCACCCGAAGAATaatcctcccccagcctccctcacATGCAGCCTGTCACCCACCACCCCAGATGGGAGCCGTCACTGCATCCTGAGGGTGCAGCAGCAGGAGATACCTGCCACCCAGTCCCATGCCCACCCCTGGGACCACCTGGCTTCCTTTCAATCCCCCCCTCCCCACCGCCAGCGTCTTCCCAGCCAGCCTCACACGCGCGCTCACGCTCGGGCTCACGTGCACCCCAGCCAGCTCCGGCTTTTAAAGGGCCAGGCACCTCTGAGGGCAGTGCCAGGGACCGGTGCCAGGGTGCCTACCAGAGCACCTTGACCTGGACAGCTGTGGTGACCATCCCCCACATCCTTCAGCACAGAGAGAAGCAGCCAGCACCTGCCCCCTTCGAGCTTGCGGCTGAGGTCTCGGGCGCCCTAAGACCCCCTGCCGACCTGGGCTCAGCCATCCCAGGTATAGCTCTCCTTCCGCAGCAGCTCCACCCAGGGCCTGCAGAGCTCCTCCTCAAGAAGCCCGCACCCCCCACGGCCAGCCCCTTGCCCACcttcctcccctccacccctcccAGGAGTTTCACTCATGGATACACAGAAGCCAGTGATGGGACCCCTGGAAGccttgggggtgggggatggctGGCCTTCTGAGGCCCCCTGTGGCTGGCACGCCCATCCCCTACAGAGGAGAGGAGAATGGACCTCTCCCACTAAGCGGCAGGGCTGGGGAGCCACAGCCTCAGGGGCCTCCCATAAGGTCATGGCCATAAAATCCCAGCTTCGGGGGCCTTCCCTCCTCACCCTGGGTCCCCCAGAGGCCAGCTGTTTCGGGCACGGGCAGTGCCgttgcccagggccacacagctggCTCACACCCACAGATCCTCAGGGACTCCTGACCTTCACCTCGGCTTTCCAGGGCTGAGCCATCCACCACCGACCCCCACTCCACCACCTGCCCACTGGTCCTGTTCTCACTCTGCCCCAGGCACTCACTCTGGACGGCTTCTCCACACTCCAGCCCGGCACTCACACAGGAGGGGAAGCTGCCGGGGGAGGCGGCGAGGGGCCGCAGGGATTGGCcgtggggcggggtggggcgggcCTGCAGGGGGCTACTTTCTCTTTCACTTTGGGCCAGTGAAGGCTTCCCGCAGCCTTGAGAGGAGGAATGAGCAGGGGCGGGTCTGACTCAGGCTGACCTGGCACACACCACGCACCAGCAGGGACCTCAGTGCGTGGCCACCACGCCCCCGGCACACACAGGTTCCTGTCTGCTGCCTGTGGGCTGAGCAGTCCAGCATTTCCTGGCCTGGATCTGTCTAGGGCTGGTACTCTGAGTATGAGGCTTTCTCCGGGCCAGGGTATCCTATGTGTACCTGGACAGGGAATCCGGTGCTGTGGGGCAGTGATGGGCTGACACCCACTCGTGTCTGTGGGATCTGTTTGTTAGGGCAGATGCATGTCAGGGAAGCCTCATGCTGGGCCACAAAAAAAGGCCTGCTGTCCACAGGAAAGGGCTGGCTGGGTCTCAGAGGCCGCTGGTGCCACCCACAGGCCCTGCTCACCTGACAGGTCCAGAGGGCATGGGAGCTGGCATGCCCAGAGCCCTCTGCCCCACCCCCGTCCCACTCAGGGCTTCACCGCCAGGAGacctgcctctccctgcctcagccagTGGTGGTGACGAGCTGACCTCTGAACTTCAACCTGATCTCTCCCAGCAGCCCCCCCCCCCACTATTTGGGTGCACACTGGCCACAGCTCTCCAGGCTGCCCTGGGCCCTTCATCTCCGCTCTAGTCCCTCCCAGGGGTGTACCCTGGCCCACCAGGGACTGAGCAATCCCCTTCCTCCTGGGAGCCTATCTCTAGTCTGGGACGAGGACACCTGCATGATGGGAGCAATCCTAGAAATCAGTGGGGAGCGGCCATTAGTCCCAGGAAGAGAAGCAGGCCTAGAGATCCCAGGGCagagaggcaggcctgggcccGCACAGCACCCACTGCAGTGGAGAGGAGCTTCTGGGTGGAGAATGAGGACAGCGAGGGGCTCTGCATAGGGAGGAACCAGCAGGGGTTCCGTCTGAACGCCAACCCCACCTTTCTGTCCTCACTCGGCAGTTCCCACCCCTGGCTTATGAGACAGCTGGCCAGGGCCCTCCCCCTGCACTGATGTTACCATAGAAACCCTGCAGCCCCGGCCGGGCCCAGGGCTGTGAGCCGTCACTGTTCCCCCTTCATAGTCAGGCCAACCGAGGCCACAGGCAAGCCAGGGAGAGAGCAGTAGAGCAGAGACCACACTACAGGAAGATACCGCTGCTTCCGAATCTGCAGGAGTAAAATCCTCCTCCCAAAAAGCCGCCAGGCTCCTCCTACCCCCAAGAAAGGCAATGGGGGTGAGGCTCCGAGTCTGGCTGGCGGCTCCCCCATTCAATCTCCCGCTGTCCCCGTCCTCTTGGGGCGGTGCTTTCTATCCTGCTGGCTGGAGGGTCCCGGAAGGGGTCTCCAACCTCGCGATGCCTCGGCCAGAGGACAAAGGAGAAGCGGGTGGCTGCTCTCTGCACTCGGAGGCCGGCTCAGGCCCCTGCCCCACTGCTGGGGCTCGGCCGACCGCTCTGTCCTCCGCCTGGCCACCGCGACTCGGGCCACGCACGTGTCCACAGATGTACGGTGAAATCCCACGTGTGCGTCCCACATGGCTCGGTCTCTCTTCCTTGGACTCGGGCCCCAGACATCCACCCTGGGGGACACGTGTGTGCGGGAGCGCGCCCGGCACCGTCGGGGCCGAGCACGGCCTCTCACGCCAGGGCAGCCGCGGATCCGAGCATCCGCTGGTCCAGGACCCCCCGTCCCGCCCGCCAGGCCACGTTGTTCGGGCAGCTGTCACCTTCCTCGGCCGCCGCGGGACCTCTCGCCCCCGCAGCCCGGCCGCACTAGGATGGGCGCAGAAGGGAACCGCCGGGCACTCACCGcgctcgccgccgccgccgccgcgctcgCCTCCCCGCCCCGCCGCGCGCTCGGCCAGCACCTAGGCGGGGAGGCGCGTCCGCTCGGCGCTGCGCGCGCTCCGCCCTCGGCCTCCTCCGGGCTTCGGCTCCCCCTCCCGGCCGCCGAggctactgcgcccagccaggccACAGCCACGCGCCCACCCGCCGCCTCGCCCCGGGTCCCCCCTACCCCGGCAGGGTGGCAGTTCTGCGCGAAGAGGCCGGGCCGCGCGTCCCCAAGGTCCTTTCTTGGTTCCCAGGCCTCAGGCCCCTGCAGGGACAAGGACCCGCGGGGCGCGGGTAGGTGGCAAAGCGCCGGTGGATGAGGGTGCCCTGGGGGAGGCGTGGCCTCCAGTGCAGACACAGGTGCTGTGAACTGTTGGGCCAGCGAAGTGAAGTGGAGGCACAACCCCGCCTGCCCAACAGCGACTTTGTATCCAAAGCACCCCACtcggggctgggcacagtggctcacgcctgcaatcccggcactttgggaggccaaggcaggcggatcacttgaggtcaggagttcaagaccagcctggccaacaaggtgaaaccgcCCCCCCCACCGcgtctgctaaaactacaaaaattagcccggtgtggtggcaagtgcctctagtcccagctactcaagaggttgaagcaggagaattacttgaacctgggaggtggaggttgcagtgagctgagatcatgccactgcactccagcctgggtgacagaaattccatctcaaaaaaaaaaaaaaaaccccacatggGTTACTTTGTAGCACAGCTCCTCACCCCCAGGAAGATGAGGACCCACAGGAGGCCCCAGGCACAGTGGGAGAGAACAGGACCAGGCTGTGGGGCATCTGTGCACAAAGGGCTCCCTCCCCGCAGGGTCCAGGCCTCTGATTACCACgccacccccaccctccaacGGCTTCTCCATCCAACAAATAAATCGAGCTCTGAGATGGCGAAAGAAACAGTGCGGGTTTGTTGCCCACGGGGACCCCTGTCCCCACACACTGGAGAGGCTTGAAGGTGGGGGCTCTGCCCATCCGCTGGAGAATGTCCGGGCCAGCCCAAAGTCTGTGGGGCCTAGGCCTGGGCAGGCTCTGGGGGCTGTGGAGCTGACGAGCCAGGCAGAGCGGGGTCCTTGGGGGCTAAACCCGTGCGTCGGATGCCGTCCTGGTACTTGCGGCAGCCGAGCTCCAAGACTGCACGCACCTCTTCTGCCACGTCCTGCCGGTCACTCTGCTCCAGGGCCTGCACCAGGAGTCCCACAGCCCCTGGCTGCCCAGCCTGGCGCTCAGCCCAGGAGAAGAGCATGTGGCGGATCTGCCCATCCAGATCATCCCTGTAGGCAGAAGACAGGTGACAGAGGGGTCCTACCCACCTGCCCAGGACCCGCCACCACGTTCTGCCTCGGAGTATGGGGGAGTTCCCGGCTCCTTGGGCCAACTGCGGCCAGATCTTTCCTTTCCCAGCCTGGTGTTTGCCTTTTGCCCACCTCCCCTGGAAGAAACTTCTGTCAGCATCAGGTGGGCCCTCCAGGCAGCCAGGGCTCAGCCCTGGGGCTGGCAGCCAGCGGGTAGTGGGAGTCTCACCGGAACTCGTGCCGGATGCGCTGCAGCTCACGGTAGGACACGCCCAGGTGCAGGGCCACAGTTGGCCAGTCTGGACCCAGGCGCCCAGCCACGCTCAGCAGGTTGCTCTGTGTCAGAAAGCCGGTCTCagcatctcccaggttcaagggcgCCAAGGAGAGGCCAGCCCTCCGCCGTGGCTCCTCAGAGCTCCGAAGTCTCTGTTGGAAGGAAAAAGTGCAATAAGCCCTGGGCTCCACCCCAACTCTACCACGCCCCCCGGTCACCCCTGGGCCTCGGTTCTGCCCCGCCCCTCTGCTGTCCCTCAGTCCCACCGGCAGCTTGATGGGCAGAGTGGCCATCCACAGGGCGTCTGCGCCCTTCCTCTGCCgggcagcctcagcctcctcgggTACCTGCACAGGCACCGCGCCACGGTAGAAGGACACCTGAAGGGGCATCAAATGGGGTTTAGAGCTCGGTCCTCTGCCCAAGTGGCCTGGGGGGCCTCTCCTCTCGCCCACCCCCCTCACCCACCTGGCCCCGCACAGCCTGGGCCTCCCGGTCCAGAGTGGTAGTCACGTATACCTCCTTCACATTCTTCAGGTGCGAGTAGAAGACAAAGCAGATTCTGCCCTCCACGCAGTCAGGGCGGTCTAGGGAGCAGGGGTGGGCTGAGCAAGGAGGGCGCAGGGAAGACGGTAAGGCTCCCTCTCTAGGACAGGGAGGTCTTACCAGCATCCACGTCGATGCCGCGCTCGAAGGCCGCAAAGAACTCTTCGCCCTCGAACATCTCCACCGTGTCAGAGGGCTCGGGGCCCCGGTACCGCTCCAGCAGCCGCCGAAGGGTGGCATCCACCTGCAGGGAAGCCCGTGTAGCTTGCGACCCAAAGCCCTGCACCCCACCCCAGCTCTCTGGTCGCCACcctgctgccctccagcctgcgcCCTCACCTTGTTTCGGGGCAGGCACTGCAGAAGGACCTGCTCAGGGTCCCGGCGCCGCTGCAGAGCGATGAGGTTCACACGGTGCAGCCGCAGCCGCTCCCAGGCCTTCCGAGCCAGGCCTCCCACGCAGTTCTTGGTGGTGTACCAGAGCCAGTACCTGGGagggctgggggtgaggggggCTGTACAGACTGGGGAAGGGGGGCTGAGAAAGCTGGGGGGCACTGACCAGGAGAAGTGTGTGACCTGGAAGCGTGCGTACAGGTGGGTGAGCTCCAGGACCACCTGAGCTGTGATGTCATCCCAGGTGACTGCAGGAGGGGCCCAGTACAACAGGTGCAGACGGGAGCGGTCCAGACTGAGGCCTGGGGATGGGAGGGTCAGCGGGCTGAGACTGCCTGGCTGGAGACCCCCCCCACCCTACGGCCACAGGTCCAGGTATGCCCCATGGCCACCTCTCACCTGTGATGCCAGAGGGCAGAGGCAGCTGCACGGTGACCGGTCGGAGGAAGCTGGGGGGACCGCTCTGTGAGAGGCACAGCAgggggctcactgcagcctctggttCTCCTAGGAGGGCCTGCAGTTCTTGGCCAGCCATGCGCACCACCTGAGGCAGACGGGCCCCTGAGCACCTGCCTGTGGGCCGAGGCGCCGCCTGCCACCCTTGGTGCTGTCCTGGCCATACCTGCATGGAGACTCGACGAGGTTCCTCAGTGGCCCCAGGGGGGAAGATGACCTTGACCCCAGGATGACCCGAGGAGCACAGCAATGTCCCCTCTGGTGGCACCAGGCAGGCATTGGACACAGGGCGGGAAACCACAAGGAACCAGGAGAAGTGGGGTGCCTGGCAGTGAGCCCAGAGCCGCTGAGACGGGGGAGCAGGGAAGTCAGAGGAGCCTGGGTCAGGACACAGGGAGCAGGATCCAGGAGAGATGGGGCGGGGTGGAAGGTGCCGGGGACACGGGGGAGCAGGATCCAGGAGGGACGGGGTGGGGTGGAAGGTGCCCGGGATATGGGGGAGCAGGATCCAGGAAGGACGGGGCGGGGTGGAAGGTGCCAGGTCGAGGCTCTGCGCAGGGGTGCACGGCTCAGGGCAGCGGCTCCCCAGTCGCCACCGGCAGGCCTGAGTGGTCCTCACCTGGGGTGCCTCTTCCTCCAAGTGGGTCTCCAGGTCACCCCAGCTGTTGTCATTCCGGGTCCTGACCACCACTTCACGGCAGCGCCGGGCCCGTGGTGGGGTGAAGAGCAGCCACAGCCCCACATCCTGCCAGGCAAGGATGGTGTGAGGGCTGGGGCCAGGCCTGGGCCCACACACTGCCCCCCGCCACACCCTGGCCATGCCTGCTGGAAGGCCACCCCATGCGGCTGCAGCTCCAGCACATGGCTGAGCAGGGCATCATGAGGACCCAGGGGGACGAGGCCTGGCTCTGGCAGCAGCAGCCGATAGCGGATGGTGATGGGGGTGGCGGTGGCTCCCGCTGGGAACTGCAGGCGGACACCACAGGCCAGGGTCACTGAGCAGCCTCGAGGAGTCACAGGAAAGCTGAGTGAGGAAGGAGCGAGCCACAGGTTAGACCCAGAAGGGCCTACGTGTCGGAGCCTGGACCCAGAAACTCTGGAGAAGGTGTCGGAGGGGCTGGGGCAACAGGCAGACAGACTCCCCTCCAGCCCCCTCAACCCACCCCATACCTGTCCAAATCTGAGGTCAAGAACAGTCTGGGCATTTCTGGAATGAGGGCTGCCACTGTGGAGGGGACAGACGTGTGGTCAGGACAGTGAGGAGACCCACGTCCTTTCCCAGGTCTGCCCCCCTTTAGCACCAAGCCCACCTGGTGAACTTGGGACGTCTGGTGAGGCCTCACCCAGGGGGTTCCCCTGCAGGCGCACAAAGGGGGCGTCTAGCAGCTCAGGGGGCAGGTCCCGGAGCTGGTTGTCCCTTAGGTCGAGCCGGGTGAGGAGTGGCAGGCGGGCCAGGCCGGCTGGCACAGACGCCAGGAGGTTGCTGTGCAGGACAAGGAGCCGCAAGGACCGAAGACCCGCTGTGGGCAGGTGCTGGCTTAGGCTCGGCACCAGCCCGGCCTGTAGCACTGGGACACTCCTGCCACTGcctcccagagcagccatttcAGACTCTCCACAGCTGGGCTCAGAGAACTCTGACAAAGCCGCTGAGGGAGTCTCAAAGACCAAGGAGGTGGAGGGACTCCCAAGAGGCAGCTGTGGACCAAGCCTGTGGGTGCAGAGGCCCCTGCGGAAGACAGGCAGGCTTCAGGGGTCCTCCCGTGGGGCCAGTGTGCCAGGGGCGCAGCAGCTACTCACCCAGGGAGGCCGGGAGGCTCTGTAGCCGGTTGGAGGCCAGGTTGAGCTCCAGGAGGCTGCCCAGGCCTCCAATCTCAGGAGGTAGCGTATCCAGCAGGTTCTGAGAGAGATCGAGGCGCTGCAGGGTGGATAGGGCCCCCAGTGCTGGGGGCAGCGTCTGCAGGCGGTTGTGTGTCACCGCGAGGAAGGTGAGGGCG encodes:
- the LOC105494155 gene encoding LOW QUALITY PROTEIN: proapoptotic nucleolar protein 1 (The sequence of the model RefSeq protein was modified relative to this genomic sequence to represent the inferred CDS: inserted 3 bases in 3 codons; deleted 1 base in 1 codon) gives rise to the protein MGVRLRVWLAAPHSISRCPRPLGAVLSILLAGGSRKGSPTSRCLGQRTKEKXGGCSLHSEAGSGPCPTAGARPTALSSAWPPRLGPRTCPQMYGEIPRVRPTWLGLSSLDSGPRHPPWGTRVCGXRARHRRGRARPLTPGQPRIRASAGPGPPVPPARPRCSGSCHLPRPPRDLSPPQPGRTRMGAEGNRRXTHRARRRRRRARLPAPPRARPAPRRGGASARRCARSALGLLRASAPPPGRRGYCAQPGHSHAPTRRLAPGPPYPGRVAVLREEAGPRVPKVLSWFPGLRPLQGQGPAGRG
- the LOC105494156 gene encoding mitochondrial glutamate carrier 1 isoform X2, with the translated sequence MLAGCGAGTCQVIVTTPMEMLKIQLQDAGRIAAQRKILAAQGQLSAQGGAQPSVEAPAAPRPTATQLTRDLLRSRGIAGLYKGLGATLLRDVPFSVVYFPLFANLNQLGRPASEEKSPFYVSFLAGCVAGSAAAVAVNPCDVVKTRLQSLQRGVNEDTYSGFLDCARKILRHEGPSAFLKGAYCRALVIAPLFGIAQVVYFLGIAESLLGLLQDPQA
- the LOC105494156 gene encoding mitochondrial glutamate carrier 1 isoform X1; amino-acid sequence: MADKQISLPAKLINGGIAGLIGVTCVFPIDLAKTRLQNQQNGQRMYTSMSDCLIKTIRSEGYFGMYRGAAVNLTLVTPEKAIKLAANDFFRHQLSKDGQKLTLLKEMLAGCGAGTCQVIVTTPMEMLKIQLQDAGRIAAQRKILAAQGQLSAQGGAQPSVEAPAAPRPTATQLTRDLLRSRGIAGLYKGLGATLLRDVPFSVVYFPLFANLNQLGRPASEEKSPFYVSFLAGCVAGSAAAVAVNPCDVVKTRLQSLQRGVNEDTYSGFLDCARKILRHEGPSAFLKGAYCRALVIAPLFGIAQVVYFLGIAESLLGLLQDPQA